One genomic window of Desulfobotulus mexicanus includes the following:
- a CDS encoding DUF3427 domain-containing protein, giving the protein MEPHPYQKEILERLFVERTIHHRHKNLIVAATGTGKTVISAFDFRSFYKKNPSAKLLFVAHREEILRQALATFRAVLRTRSFGELWVGGVEPDHYKELFASVQTLNNRIDSLDLAPDYFDYIIVDEVHHIAANSYRPILNRFTPKILLGLTATPERHDGTDISEDFCNTIAAELRLPEAINLRHLCPFQYFGVDDTVDLSSVKWVKGRYLPSELTRIYMTNDQRVGHILRTMEDVLGNIQTIKALAFCVSQDHAQFMAEKFCLKGLKAGVLTSSNSQERVSLREKLVKGEINILCVVDIFNEGVDIPEIDTVIFLRPTESLTVFLQQLGRGLRLSDGKDCLTVLDFVGNAHSEYDFSHKFRALIGKKHISIIDEVQDDFPHLPLGCSIVLQKQAKEVILKNIRNAIVNKQKLIKWIRGYPSQTNLKLTLSNFMTLYPQVSLEDIYKIKINGGGGWSRLCVQAGFTDDTLDKKIEQAMFRSISIRLLQCSSHSYLLFIQRLMKSGAWDTSNEIENQMALMAHYDFWQKPGKDFGFDSLEKSLSALIRDNKLRLECLDVVNHLLKNIETFELPMDIGFPSALNIHSRYTRDQILAAFGINRFDKKSSSREGVIEIKHLNCELLFVTLKKTDKKFSPTTFYHDYAINEILFHWQSQNSARPDKGKGLSYLQHQKNNKKIILFIREDTTDEYKRAMGFVNLGPVNLESHYGSQPISITWRLQEPLPPYLWSDAAKLAVG; this is encoded by the coding sequence ATTGAACCCCATCCCTACCAGAAAGAGATTCTTGAACGCCTCTTTGTTGAACGGACCATACATCACCGTCATAAAAATTTAATCGTAGCTGCAACAGGCACGGGTAAAACTGTTATTTCAGCCTTTGACTTTCGCTCTTTTTATAAAAAAAACCCTTCTGCAAAACTCCTATTTGTTGCCCATCGTGAAGAAATTCTTAGACAGGCGCTGGCCACCTTTCGAGCTGTTTTACGCACAAGGTCTTTTGGTGAGCTCTGGGTTGGTGGTGTAGAGCCAGACCATTACAAAGAACTCTTCGCATCGGTGCAAACGCTAAATAACCGTATTGATTCTCTGGATCTAGCTCCTGACTATTTTGACTATATTATTGTAGATGAAGTTCACCATATTGCAGCAAATAGTTACCGTCCTATACTGAATCGTTTTACCCCAAAAATTCTTCTTGGCCTTACGGCTACACCTGAGCGCCATGATGGAACCGACATTAGTGAAGATTTTTGCAACACGATTGCTGCAGAACTCCGTCTACCCGAAGCAATAAACCTACGCCACCTCTGCCCATTCCAATATTTTGGCGTTGACGATACCGTTGACCTCTCCAGCGTCAAGTGGGTAAAAGGGAGATATCTTCCTTCGGAACTGACACGAATCTACATGACAAATGACCAGCGAGTGGGTCATATTCTCCGTACCATGGAAGACGTTCTCGGAAATATTCAAACAATAAAAGCCCTTGCCTTCTGTGTATCGCAAGACCATGCGCAATTTATGGCAGAAAAATTTTGCCTGAAAGGACTCAAGGCAGGAGTCCTTACCAGTTCAAATTCTCAGGAACGCGTGTCTCTAAGGGAAAAATTGGTGAAAGGGGAAATAAACATTCTCTGCGTAGTGGATATTTTTAATGAAGGTGTAGATATACCTGAAATTGATACAGTTATCTTTCTTCGGCCGACAGAAAGCCTTACCGTTTTTCTTCAACAATTAGGTCGTGGGCTTCGACTTTCTGATGGAAAAGATTGCCTGACTGTTTTAGATTTTGTAGGAAACGCACATTCAGAATATGATTTTAGCCATAAATTCAGAGCTCTTATTGGAAAAAAACATATTTCGATCATTGATGAAGTTCAAGATGATTTCCCCCATCTTCCTCTGGGTTGTTCCATTGTTCTTCAGAAACAAGCAAAAGAGGTTATCCTTAAAAACATTCGCAATGCTATTGTAAACAAACAAAAACTTATCAAGTGGATACGTGGATACCCTAGTCAAACAAACCTCAAATTAACTCTATCCAATTTCATGACCCTCTACCCACAGGTTTCCCTAGAAGATATCTATAAAATCAAAATAAATGGTGGAGGTGGTTGGTCACGCCTTTGTGTACAAGCAGGATTTACAGATGACACCCTAGATAAAAAAATTGAACAGGCAATGTTTCGTAGTATATCGATTAGACTTTTACAGTGCAGTTCTCATTCTTACTTGCTTTTTATTCAAAGACTTATGAAAAGTGGCGCATGGGATACTTCTAATGAAATAGAAAATCAGATGGCGCTTATGGCCCATTATGATTTCTGGCAAAAACCTGGCAAAGATTTTGGATTTGATTCTCTTGAAAAATCACTTTCTGCACTAATCCGTGACAATAAACTACGCTTAGAATGCCTAGATGTCGTAAACCACCTTTTAAAAAACATTGAAACTTTTGAACTTCCAATGGATATAGGATTTCCCTCCGCCTTAAACATTCACTCCAGATACACACGTGATCAAATCCTAGCAGCTTTTGGCATAAACCGATTTGATAAAAAATCAAGTAGTCGAGAAGGCGTTATAGAAATCAAACATCTAAACTGTGAACTTCTTTTTGTAACCCTTAAAAAAACAGACAAAAAATTTTCACCAACCACTTTTTACCATGATTACGCAATCAATGAAATTTTATTCCATTGGCAATCTCAGAACTCAGCACGACCAGATAAGGGGAAAGGCTTATCCTATCTTCAACATCAAAAAAACAATAAAAAAATCATATTATTTATTCGAGAAGACACTACAGATGAGTATAAACGGGCAATGGGATTTGTAAATCTTGGCCCGGTTAATCTGGAATCTCATTATGGAAGTCAACCAATCAGCATCACTTGGCGTTTGCAAGAACCCCTTCCTCCATACCTATGGAGTGATGCCGCAAAGTTAGCAGTAGGATGA